Proteins co-encoded in one Scatophagus argus isolate fScaArg1 chromosome 11, fScaArg1.pri, whole genome shotgun sequence genomic window:
- the LOC124066870 gene encoding olfactory receptor 11A1-like: MDNRVNVTYITLDGYVDLYKYRYLYFVIMFTAYILIICSNSTVVYLIWIHQNLHEPMYIFIAALLINSLVFSTVIYPKLLIDFLSEKQIISYSACLFQWFIFYSLAGSEFLLLAAMSYDRYVSICKPLQYPAIMRKTTVSIFLALAWLVPVCQTAVPPVMNANKKLCNFTFKGIICNSTVYKLHCESSRLLNIYGLVVLVNLVLLPVLFILFTYTRIFIISYQSCREVRRKAAQTCLPHLMVLINFSCLITFDVFLLRLETDFPKTARFIITLQIILYHPLFNPIIYGLKMKEIYKHLKKLLCK; this comes from the coding sequence ATGGATAACAGAGTAAATGTAACATATATAACTCTTGATGGGTACGTGGATTTGTACAAATACAgatatctttattttgtcatcatgttCACAGCTTATATTCTAATAATCTGCAGTAATTCTACTGTTGTGTATCTCATCTGGATTCATCAAAACCTCCATGAgcccatgtacattttcattgcagCTCTGTTAATCAACTCTCTTGTTTTCAGCACTGTGATCTACCCAAAGCTGTTGATTGACTTTTTATCTGAGAAACAGATCATATCTTATTCAGCCTGCCTCTTTCAGTGGTTTATATTTTACTCTTTAGCTGGTTCAGAGTTCTTACTGTTGGCAGCcatgtcttatgacagatatgtGTCCATATGTAAACCTCTGCAGTATCCAGCTatcatgaggaaaacaactgTCAGCATCTTTCTGGCTTTAGCTTGGCTTGTGCCTGTTTGTCAGACGGCAGTACCACCTGTAATGAATGCTAATAAGAAACTCTGTAACTTTACTTTCAAAGGAATCATTTGTAACAGCACAGTTTACAAACTTCACTGTGAGAGTTCAAGACTGTTAAATATATATGGTTTGGTTGTTTTGGTAAATCTTGTACTTCTACCTGTGCTCTTTATCCTTTTTACATACACCAGAATATTTATAATATCCTATCAAAGTTGTAGAGAAGTCAGAAGAAAAGCTGCACAGACTTGTTTACCACACTTGATGGTATTAATCAACTTTTCCTGTTTGATTACATTTGATGTCTTTTTACTGCGACTGGAAACTGATTTTCCTAAAACTGCCCGCTTCATAATAACATTACAAATCATCCTGTATCATCCTCTCTTTAATCCAATCATATatggactgaaaatgaaagaaatctaTAAACACCTCAAGAAGCTGTTGTGTAAGTAA
- the LOC124066867 gene encoding olfactory receptor 11A1-like, which yields MDNKENVTYITVDGYVDLYKYRYLYFVIMFTAYILIICSNSTVVYLIWIHQNLHEPMYIFIAALLINSLVFSTVIYPKLLIDFLSEKQIISYSACLFQWFIFYSLGGSEFLLLAAMSYDRYVSICKPLQYPAIMRKTTVSIFLALAWLVPVCQTAVPPVMNANKKLCNFTFKGIICNSTVYKLHCESSRLLNIYGLYALANNVFLPVLFILFTYTRIFIISYRSCREVRRKAAQTCLPHLMVLINFSCLSMFDVLLLRLETDFPKTARFIITLQIILYHPLFNPIIYGLKMKEISKHLKKLLCK from the coding sequence ATGGACAATAAGGAAAATGTAACATATATAACTGTTGATGGGTACGTGGATTTGTACAAATACAgatatctttattttgtcatcatgttCACAGCTTATATTCTAATAATCTGCAGTAATTCTACTGTTGTGTATCTCATCTGGATTCATCAAAACCTCCATGAgcccatgtacattttcattgcagCTCTGTTAATCAACTCTCTTGTTTTCAGCACTGTGATCTACCCAAAGCTGTTGATTGACTTTTTATCTGAGAAACAGATCATATCTTATTCAGCCTGCCTCTTTCAGTGGTTTATATTTTACTCTTTGGGAGGTTCAGAGTTCTTACTGTTGGCAGCcatgtcttatgacagatatgtGTCCATATGTAAACCTCTGCAGTATCCAGCTatcatgaggaaaacaactgTCAGTATATTTCTGGCTTTAGCTTGGCTTGTGCCTGTTTGTCAGACGGCAGTACCACCTGTAATGAATGCTAATAAGAAACTCTGTAACTTTACTTTCAAAGGAATCATTTGTAACAGCACAGTTTACAAACTTCACTGTGAGAGTTCCAGACTGCTGAATATATATGGTTTGTATGCTTTGGCAAATAATGTATTTCTACCTGTGCTCTTTATCCTTTTTACATACACCAGAATATTTATAATATCCTATCGAAGTTGTAGAGAAGTCAGAAGAAAAGCTGCACAGACTTGTTTACCACACTTGATGGTATTAATCAACTTTTCCTGTTTGAGTATGTTTGATGTGCTTTTACTGCGACTGGAAACTGATTTTCCTAAAACTGCCCGCTTCATAATAACATTACAAATCATCCTGTATCATCCTCTCTTTAATCCAATCATATatggactgaaaatgaaagaaatttctAAACACCTCAAGAAGCTGTTGTGTAAGTAA
- the LOC124066854 gene encoding olfactory receptor 11A1-like, with protein sequence MGKRSSLTFMDNRVNVTYITVDGYVDLYKYRYLYFVIMFTAYILIICSNSTVVYLIWIHQNLHEPMYIFIAALLINSLVFSTVIYPKLLIDFLSEKQIISYSACLFQWFIFYSLAGSEFLLLAAMSYDRYVSICKPLQYPAIMRKTTVSIFLALAWLVPVCQTAVPPVMNANKKLCNFTFKGIICNSTVYKLHCESSRLLNIYGLVVLVNLVLLPVLFILFTYTRIFIISYRSCREVRRKAAQTCLPHLMVLINFSCLSMFDVLLLRLETDFPKTARFIITLQIILYHPLFNPIIYGLKMKEISKHLKKLLCK encoded by the coding sequence ATGGGTAAAAGATCTAGTTTAACCTTCATGGATAACAGAGTAAATGTAACATATATAACTGTTGATGGGTACGTGGATTTGTACAAATACAgatatctttattttgtcatcatgttCACAGCTTATATTCTAATAATCTGCAGTAATTCTACTGTTGTGTATCTCATCTGGATTCATCAAAACCTCCATGAgcccatgtacattttcattgcagCTCTGTTAATCAACTCTCTTGTTTTCAGCACTGTGATCTACCCAAAGCTGTTGATTGACTTTTTATCTGAGAAACAGATCATATCTTATTCAGCCTGCCTCTTTCAGTGGTTTATATTTTACTCTTTAGCTGGTTCAGAGTTCTTACTGTTGGCAGCcatgtcttatgacagatatgtGTCCATATGTAAACCTCTGCAGTATCCAGCTatcatgaggaaaacaactgTCAGTATATTTCTGGCTTTAGCTTGGCTTGTGCCTGTTTGTCAGACGGCAGTACCACCTGTAATGAATGCTAATAAGAAACTCTGTAACTTTACTTTCAAAGGAATCATTTGTAACAGTACAGTTTACAAACTTCACTGTGAGAGTTCAAGACTGTTAAATATATATGGTTTGGTTGTTTTGGTAAATCTTGTACTTCTACCTGTGCTCTTTATCCTTTTTACATACACCAGAATATTTATAATATCCTATCGAAGTTGTAGAGAAGTCAGAAGAAAAGCTGCACAGACTTGTTTACCACACTTGATGGTATTAATCAACTTTTCCTGTTTGAGTATGTTTGATGTGCTTTTACTGCGACTGGAAACTGATTTTCCTAAAACTGCCCGCTTCATAATCACATTACAAATCATCCTGTATCATCCTCTCTTTAATCCAATCATATatggactgaaaatgaaagaaatttctAAACACCTCAAGAAGCTGCTGTGTAAGTAA